From Natronincola ferrireducens, the proteins below share one genomic window:
- a CDS encoding response regulator, which translates to MTLYKKTMVWAIVTILCTLAINSYIAHMVLVKMSLNNETVIARHNIIRFKNELESMVDYINTLALDYGKWDDTYEYMLNPNEQYIESNYTNITFEAGGVEMVMLLDIHGDIVYEKAYDSVGDKEFPIPLDFKKHVQENWGVLYDRGSNENQKGLMILPSGILLVSFQPILTSHATGPNRGALIMASYVNEAKLQNTSKKIHLSVDVFDLINGTGIPPNTEKILQHLSKEDIYTQALTQEKVAVYQLVEDIYGNDTLLLELVFPRTLYIQSLQSIRLFIILIVLTGGLFLGLFLFFLRKNVLSPLRSLTKDIALMGNPTNLKARLTIDAKDEFAVLGDSVNRMLTTLEASHRKVTAITEALPDIIYVTDIIRRKNLYCNHHAPSILGYSIEEFHQLSGNRFMDILHPEDVDKMTEHLKIMTNTVTDEVFSIEFRAEHKEGHFIWLCCREVVFLRKTDGRVESVLGIVQDITHRKVAEEELIQAKLESEAASISKSYFLANMSHELRTPMNGIIGVTELLSATTLSHQQKEYIELLQASNDRLLNIINNILDISKIEANKMVLDQVEFNFHEFITLVAKDFSFRAKSKGLSFSYSIDEETPSIFIGDPHRLNQILYNLLGNAIKFTERGGVDLQVKAKKLGPYRVELAFSIKDTGIGIPSDKYNLLFKNFSQVDASTTRKYGGTGLGLAITKNLVDIMGGTINVESKEGQGSTFTFKVTLTFKEASSNNLTDRTIDDLAAASIDNQQLRILLVEDEKINQRLTKAFLVKKGFDVAIASNGKEALDLLKTQTFDCVLMDIQMPEMDGFETTSHIRDKEKITGNHLPIIAMTANAFEEDRNKCFQVGMDAFVPKPIKPKDLFDAIEGLLKI; encoded by the coding sequence ATGACCCTTTATAAGAAAACAATGGTATGGGCCATTGTTACAATTTTATGTACTCTAGCTATAAACAGTTATATTGCCCATATGGTTTTGGTCAAAATGTCCCTGAATAACGAAACAGTGATTGCCCGTCATAATATTATTCGCTTTAAAAATGAGCTTGAATCTATGGTGGATTATATAAATACCCTAGCATTGGATTATGGAAAATGGGATGATACCTATGAATATATGTTAAATCCTAATGAACAGTATATTGAGAGTAATTATACCAATATAACCTTTGAAGCCGGTGGCGTTGAAATGGTGATGCTGCTTGATATTCATGGTGATATTGTCTATGAAAAGGCCTATGATTCCGTGGGAGATAAGGAGTTCCCTATTCCACTGGATTTTAAAAAACATGTGCAGGAAAATTGGGGGGTATTGTATGATAGGGGCTCTAACGAAAATCAAAAGGGTTTAATGATTCTCCCCAGTGGTATTTTACTGGTATCTTTTCAACCTATTTTAACCAGCCATGCTACAGGCCCCAATAGGGGGGCTTTAATTATGGCTAGCTATGTGAATGAAGCAAAGCTTCAAAACACTTCGAAAAAAATACATCTGTCGGTAGATGTATTTGATTTAATCAATGGCACTGGGATTCCACCCAATACAGAAAAAATTTTACAGCATTTATCAAAGGAGGATATCTATACCCAAGCCTTAACACAGGAAAAAGTAGCTGTCTATCAGTTGGTGGAGGATATTTATGGTAATGACACTCTGTTATTAGAGTTAGTCTTTCCTCGAACCCTTTATATCCAAAGTCTACAGAGTATTCGTCTCTTTATAATTTTGATTGTATTGACTGGTGGATTGTTTCTTGGGCTTTTTCTATTCTTTTTAAGAAAAAATGTCCTATCACCCTTAAGATCCTTAACAAAAGATATTGCTTTAATGGGTAATCCTACCAACCTAAAGGCTAGGCTAACCATTGATGCAAAGGATGAATTTGCAGTTTTGGGGGATTCTGTTAATAGAATGCTGACAACCCTTGAGGCCTCCCATCGAAAAGTAACAGCTATTACAGAAGCCCTCCCGGACATCATTTATGTTACTGATATTATTCGAAGGAAAAATCTTTATTGTAATCATCACGCACCTTCAATCCTAGGTTATTCTATAGAAGAATTTCATCAATTAAGTGGAAATAGATTTATGGATATCCTGCATCCTGAAGATGTTGATAAAATGACAGAGCATTTAAAGATAATGACTAATACTGTAACCGATGAGGTTTTTTCCATTGAGTTTAGAGCAGAGCATAAGGAGGGTCATTTTATCTGGCTCTGCTGTAGGGAAGTAGTCTTCCTTAGAAAAACAGATGGTAGAGTAGAAAGTGTTCTGGGAATTGTTCAAGATATTACCCATCGGAAGGTGGCAGAAGAAGAATTGATCCAGGCAAAGCTAGAATCAGAGGCAGCAAGTATTTCAAAGTCTTATTTCTTAGCAAATATGAGTCATGAGCTAAGGACCCCAATGAATGGGATTATAGGTGTAACCGAGCTGTTATCCGCCACAACATTAAGTCATCAGCAAAAAGAATATATTGAATTATTGCAAGCCTCTAATGATCGTTTATTAAATATTATTAACAATATATTAGACATCTCTAAAATCGAGGCCAATAAAATGGTATTAGATCAGGTGGAGTTCAATTTCCATGAGTTTATCACCTTAGTAGCTAAAGATTTTTCCTTTAGGGCAAAAAGTAAGGGTCTATCCTTCAGTTATTCTATTGATGAGGAAACTCCCTCTATATTTATAGGTGACCCCCATCGCTTGAATCAAATATTGTACAACCTCTTAGGTAATGCCATCAAGTTTACAGAAAGGGGTGGAGTTGACCTCCAGGTTAAAGCTAAAAAACTAGGTCCTTATAGGGTAGAATTAGCATTTTCTATTAAGGATACAGGGATTGGGATTCCATCAGACAAATACAATCTTCTGTTTAAAAACTTTAGCCAAGTAGATGCCTCTACTACTAGAAAGTACGGAGGAACTGGTTTAGGTCTAGCTATAACCAAGAATCTAGTGGATATAATGGGAGGAACCATTAACGTAGAAAGTAAAGAGGGGCAGGGAAGTACCTTTACCTTTAAAGTAACTTTAACCTTTAAGGAAGCTTCCTCCAATAACTTGACAGATAGGACAATTGATGATTTAGCTGCTGCCTCCATTGATAATCAACAACTGAGGATTCTGTTGGTGGAAGACGAAAAGATTAATCAAAGACTTACTAAAGCATTTCTTGTGAAAAAAGGTTTTGATGTAGCCATAGCATCTAATGGTAAAGAAGCATTGGATTTATTAAAAACCCAAACCTTTGATTGTGTTTTGATGGATATACAAATGCCAGAAATGGATGGTTTTGAAACCACCTCCCACATCAGAGACAAGGAAAAGATCACCGGTAACCATTTACCTATTATTGCTATGACCGCCAATGCCTTTGAAGAAGATCGAAATAAGTGCTTTCAAGTGGGGATGGATGCTTTTGTTCCTAAACCCATTAAACCTAAGGATCTTTTTGATGCTATTGAAGGATTGTTGAAAATTTAA
- a CDS encoding isocitrate/isopropylmalate dehydrogenase family protein — protein MKTITLIPGDGIGYEVTSSLQKVITAADVKIDWEIINAGEDAYKATGQFIPTSLLESISKNKIVFKGPITTPIGSGFRSINVTLRQKYNTYANIRPIKSIPGIKTPFQNVDLVIVRENSEDLYCGIEHLVTEGVAESIKIITEKASLRIAESAFQYAKTHGRKKVTAVHKANIMKISDGLFLECVRKIAKKYPEIYYEEVIVDNMCMQLVMHPENYDVLVLPNLYGDIISDLGAGLVGGLGLVPGANIGENIAIFEAVHGSAPSIAGLNMANPTACILSATMMLDYIGEQSAASLIRQATAYVIQEGKYTTQDIGGTATTTEMTEAICRYIKG, from the coding sequence ATGAAAACTATTACACTAATACCCGGGGATGGAATCGGTTATGAAGTAACCTCCTCCCTTCAAAAGGTTATTACAGCTGCTGATGTAAAAATTGACTGGGAGATTATAAATGCTGGAGAAGATGCCTATAAAGCTACAGGCCAATTTATTCCTACCTCCCTTTTAGAAAGTATATCTAAAAATAAAATTGTCTTTAAGGGTCCTATTACTACACCCATTGGCAGTGGATTTAGAAGTATTAATGTTACTTTAAGGCAAAAGTATAACACCTATGCCAATATCAGACCCATTAAAAGTATTCCAGGTATCAAAACACCCTTTCAAAACGTAGATTTAGTTATTGTTAGGGAAAATTCTGAAGACCTGTACTGTGGTATAGAGCACTTAGTAACCGAAGGAGTAGCAGAATCTATTAAAATCATTACCGAAAAGGCTTCCCTAAGAATTGCTGAGTCTGCCTTTCAATATGCCAAAACCCATGGCAGGAAAAAGGTAACGGCTGTTCATAAGGCCAATATCATGAAAATTTCAGATGGACTTTTTTTAGAGTGTGTTAGAAAAATAGCTAAAAAATATCCAGAAATTTATTACGAGGAAGTTATCGTTGACAATATGTGTATGCAGTTGGTAATGCATCCTGAAAATTACGATGTTCTGGTTTTGCCTAATCTTTATGGTGATATTATTTCTGATTTAGGTGCAGGATTAGTGGGGGGATTAGGTTTAGTCCCTGGTGCAAACATAGGAGAGAACATCGCCATATTTGAAGCAGTCCATGGCAGTGCCCCAAGTATAGCAGGATTAAATATGGCCAATCCCACTGCCTGCATTTTATCGGCCACCATGATGCTAGATTATATAGGGGAACAATCTGCCGCAAGTCTTATTCGACAGGCTACTGCCTATGTTATTCAGGAAGGTAAATATACAACACAGGATATAGGTGGTACTGCTACAACTACGGAAATGACAGAAGCAATATGCCGCTATATCAAAGGTTAG